One Bombina bombina isolate aBomBom1 chromosome 5, aBomBom1.pri, whole genome shotgun sequence DNA segment encodes these proteins:
- the LOC128661594 gene encoding mas-related G-protein coupled receptor member H-like has protein sequence MAIQNPEPPPFNETKDDGMEDFSYIHFTVVACCIFLLCVIGMLGNGITFWFLCFRIPKNKCIVYIVNLNIADFMYLLFNAILSLLHINHFVGFRPEFSGEDEIIICLEIFYDCAYQAGMLFLLAISIERCLSVLYPIWYHCRRPKYQSEFVCLTLWLLATFVSLLENLICSPEIFPVGPAKCIGVQTMSFILYVCISLPLMLLSSCILLIKVRKMSKNCRPPKLYIIILITVFVFLIATIPVKFMWLMFYLKHLPIGFHSRGFFYASIFCTVFSSSINPYIYFLVGRQKNQRLLSSIHNSMCFMWRRKGCLINQVIQQMLIRSQL, from the coding sequence ATGGCTATTCAAAACCCTGAACCACCACCCTTCAATGAAACAAAAGATGATGGGATGGAAGATTTCTCTTACATACATTTTACGGTTGTTGCCTGTTGTATTTTTCTGCTCTGTGTCATTGGAATGTTGGGAAATGGAATCACTTTCTGGTTCCTTTGTTTCAGAATTCCAAAGAACAAATGCATAGTTTATATAGTCAATCTCAATATTGCTGATTTCATGTACCTCCTATTTAATGCAATTCTTTCATTACTCCATATAAATCATTTTGTTGGTTTTCGTCCAGAGTTTTCTGGTGAGGATGAAATTATTATTTGTTTAGAGATATTCTATGATTGTGCTTACCAGGCCGGTATGCTCTTTTTGCTAGCAATAAGCATAGAGAGATGTCTGTCTGTATTGTATCCAATCTGGTATCATTGTCGCCGCCCAAAGTACCAATCAGAATTTGTTTGCTTAACTCTCTGGCTTCTTGCAACGTTTGTCAGTTTACTTGAAAATCTTATCTGCTCCCCAGAAATTTTCCCAGTTGGACCAGCAAAATGCATAGGAGTTCAAACCATGAGCTTTATCTTATATGTTTGCATTTCTCTGCCATTGATGCTCCTATCTAGCTGCATTTTACTTATCAAAGTCCGAAAAATGTCAAAAAATTGCCGTCCGCCCAAGCTCTACATTATCATTTTGATTACTGTGTTTGTATTCCTCATAGCCACCATTCCTGTCAAGTTTATGTGGCTAATGTTTTATCTGAAACATTTGCCAATCGGTTTCCACTCAAGAGGGTTCTTTTATGCCAGCATTTTCTGCACAGTCTTCAGTAGTAGTATCAATCCTTATATCTACTTCCTGGTCGGGAGACAAAAAAACCAAAGATTGCTTAGCTCAATTCATAATAGCATGTGTTTCATGTGGAGGAGGAAGGGGTGCTTGATAAATCAAGTAATTCAGCAGATGCTCATTCGTAGCCAGCTCTAA